Proteins co-encoded in one Methanobacterium bryantii genomic window:
- a CDS encoding nucleoside monophosphate kinase has protein sequence MQVIGVTGLPGSGKSIVARVAKNMDVNIIRMGDVIRDEAIKRNAEIGETAVKLREEYGDYVVAERCVELIKEHSNDENAECELKFIIEGIRSPYEVKIFKKNFKTFKIIAIHSSPKTRFSRLKRRKREDDSSNVAEFKKRDNRELKFGIGNVIATSDYMIVNEGPVWKFKNSIRNILKNEVKKH, from the coding sequence ATGCAGGTAATAGGAGTAACAGGACTACCAGGATCAGGTAAGAGCATCGTAGCAAGAGTTGCTAAGAATATGGATGTCAATATAATACGAATGGGCGATGTTATAAGAGATGAAGCAATAAAAAGAAACGCTGAAATTGGGGAAACTGCAGTTAAACTACGTGAAGAGTATGGCGACTATGTAGTTGCAGAAAGATGTGTAGAACTAATTAAAGAGCATTCAAATGATGAAAATGCAGAATGTGAATTAAAATTTATAATCGAAGGTATAAGAAGCCCGTATGAAGTAAAAATATTTAAGAAAAATTTTAAAACATTTAAAATTATCGCTATCCATTCCAGCCCCAAAACACGCTTTAGTAGGTTAAAAAGAAGAAAAAGAGAAGATGATTCCAGTAATGTAGCAGAATTCAAAAAAAGAGATAATAGAGAACTTAAATTTGGGATAGGTAACGTTATAGCCACATCAGATTATATGATAGTAAATGAAGGGCCAGTCTGGAAGTTTAAAAATTCAATACGCAACATATTAAAAAATGAAGTTAAAAAACACTAA
- a CDS encoding 4-phosphopantoate--beta-alanine ligase encodes MIPKSHPRYKSLLSRDKIVNAYKSGILADSGMIAHGRGEAFDYLIGEKTTETAEKAIEAAAAALILAKNPVISVNGNTTALVPEHVVKLAEVLGAKIEINLFYRTPKRVKTIWKFLKDQGAGEILGTEEEDFKHIEGLDSPRGSVSPEGMYKADVILVPLEDGDRTEVLVNEGKFVIAVDLNPLSRTAKTASLTIVDNITRAMPCLTRKVNKLKTKNPDELKKLMDNFNNINNLKESLKIMLNSINEFE; translated from the coding sequence ATGATACCAAAGAGCCATCCAAGATATAAATCTTTACTTTCAAGAGATAAAATTGTAAATGCATATAAATCTGGAATTTTAGCCGATTCTGGAATGATAGCCCATGGAAGAGGCGAAGCTTTTGATTATTTAATTGGAGAAAAAACAACTGAAACAGCTGAAAAAGCTATAGAAGCAGCGGCTGCAGCTTTAATCCTTGCAAAAAATCCAGTTATATCTGTAAATGGTAACACCACTGCCCTTGTTCCAGAGCATGTTGTAAAATTAGCAGAAGTTTTAGGTGCAAAAATTGAGATAAACCTTTTTTACCGAACTCCTAAAAGAGTTAAAACCATATGGAAATTTTTAAAAGATCAGGGAGCCGGAGAAATTTTAGGTACAGAAGAGGAAGATTTCAAACATATTGAAGGCCTGGATAGTCCGAGGGGAAGCGTCAGCCCTGAAGGTATGTATAAAGCAGATGTGATACTGGTTCCACTGGAAGATGGTGACAGAACAGAAGTGCTGGTAAATGAAGGTAAATTTGTAATAGCTGTAGACTTAAATCCATTATCACGTACAGCTAAAACCGCATCATTAACTATAGTCGACAATATTACAAGGGCAATGCCGTGTCTTACCCGTAAAGTAAATAAACTTAAGACTAAGAACCCAGATGAACTAAAAAAACTGATGGATAATTTTAACAATATTAATAACCTTAAAGAATCATTGAAGATTATGCTAAATTCCATTAATGAATTTGAATAA
- a CDS encoding M42 family metallopeptidase, whose amino-acid sequence MKGILEKLSNAAGVSGFEENIREIITDEVKDYVDEIETDNLGNLIMVKKGKENGKKIMLAAHMDEIGLMVRYIDKDGFIKFSKIGGINDQMLLNQEVYIYTDNGKVLGVLGSKPPHRMKAAERKKAVEYENMFIDIGAKDKEEAEKIVNVGDVATIKREFSTLRGSIVAGKAFDNRVGCLVLIEVMKRIKSDATIYAVGTVQEEVGLKGAKTSAFKINPDLAIALDVTISGDHPGIKEDEAPAKLGGGPAIILTDASGRGIITHSKVKKLLIEAAEREEIPYQLEVSEGGTTDATAIHLTREGIPTGVLSAPTRYIHTPVEVVDLDDVENTIKLLVAALENA is encoded by the coding sequence ATGAAAGGTATATTAGAAAAATTATCAAATGCAGCTGGAGTATCCGGTTTTGAAGAAAATATTCGAGAAATTATAACAGATGAAGTAAAAGACTATGTGGATGAAATCGAAACCGATAATCTTGGTAACCTCATAATGGTTAAAAAAGGGAAAGAAAATGGGAAAAAGATAATGCTTGCAGCCCATATGGATGAAATTGGGCTGATGGTAAGGTATATTGATAAAGATGGATTCATTAAATTCTCTAAAATTGGAGGAATAAATGACCAGATGCTTCTAAATCAGGAAGTTTATATCTACACAGATAATGGAAAAGTTCTGGGAGTTTTAGGTTCAAAACCACCCCACAGGATGAAAGCAGCAGAGAGAAAAAAAGCTGTTGAATATGAGAATATGTTTATAGACATCGGGGCAAAGGACAAAGAAGAAGCAGAGAAAATAGTCAATGTTGGTGATGTTGCAACAATCAAACGTGAATTTTCCACACTTAGAGGTTCTATTGTAGCAGGAAAGGCATTTGATAATAGGGTAGGCTGTTTAGTGCTTATTGAAGTTATGAAAAGGATTAAAAGCGACGCTACCATATATGCCGTTGGAACTGTACAGGAAGAAGTTGGACTTAAAGGAGCAAAAACTTCAGCATTTAAAATAAATCCTGATTTAGCTATAGCTTTAGATGTTACAATATCTGGAGACCACCCTGGAATTAAGGAAGACGAAGCCCCTGCAAAACTTGGAGGCGGACCGGCTATAATTTTAACTGATGCCAGTGGAAGAGGTATAATAACCCATTCTAAAGTCAAAAAGCTCCTTATTGAAGCAGCGGAAAGAGAAGAAATTCCATACCAGCTTGAAGTAAGTGAAGGCGGTACCACAGACGCAACAGCAATTCACCTTACAAGGGAAGGAATTCCTACAGGTGTTTTATCAGCTCCAACAAGGTATATTCACACACCGGTTGAGGTTGTAGACCTTGATGATGTTGAAAACACTATAAAATTACTGGTAGCTGCACTTGAAAATGCTTAA
- a CDS encoding ATPase domain-containing protein — translation MERVKTGISVLDHITGGFPASRTMLLTGDAGSGKTIFGLHFAKNSCDQGLKTAYITTEEDAHDLNTQGNSFNWNLEKFQENGLLNFIELAGARAKVTEAAMSIDIGTMKGNFAKILQNIPEDIEVIILDSLGSYTAKLTPYEFRDRFDLLVYELKKRDITALVILDSATSHEFNELALFSVYGAINLMKRENPYTGRRERVMDIVKMRSTKTPTQFMTYEINSNGIEILSSSEPK, via the coding sequence TTGGAAAGAGTAAAAACAGGTATATCAGTATTAGATCACATTACCGGAGGATTTCCGGCAAGTAGGACGATGCTTCTTACAGGGGATGCAGGTTCCGGAAAAACAATATTTGGACTTCATTTTGCAAAAAACAGTTGTGATCAAGGACTTAAAACAGCATACATAACTACAGAAGAAGATGCTCATGATCTTAATACGCAGGGTAACTCTTTCAACTGGAATTTAGAAAAATTCCAGGAAAACGGTCTTTTAAATTTCATTGAACTGGCAGGAGCCAGAGCCAAGGTAACTGAGGCTGCAATGAGTATAGATATTGGTACTATGAAGGGCAACTTCGCTAAAATTCTACAAAATATTCCTGAAGATATTGAAGTCATTATTTTAGACAGCCTTGGAAGTTACACCGCTAAGTTAACACCTTACGAATTCAGAGACCGCTTCGATCTGCTGGTATATGAACTAAAAAAGAGGGACATTACTGCACTTGTGATACTTGACAGTGCTACTTCCCATGAATTCAATGAACTGGCATTATTTTCAGTTTATGGAGCTATAAATCTTATGAAACGTGAAAATCCATACACTGGCCGTAGGGAAAGAGTAATGGATATCGTAAAAATGAGGAGCACTAAAACACCTACTCAATTCATGACCTATGAAATAAATTCAAATGGAATTGAAATATTATCCAGTTCAGAACCTAAATAA
- a CDS encoding methanogen output domain 1-containing protein: MASFKILVVEDESIVAMDIKDRLENMGYIVPAITSSGEEAVEKASETNPDLVLMDIVLKGEMDGIDAAQQIKDNFDIPVVYLTAYSDERTLKRAKITGPFGYIIKPFEDRELHSAIEVALYKYEMESKLKANEKWLSTTLESIGDAVITTDKNGYITFMNPIAQKITEWKQDEALGNPLENIFKIINEETGNPVESPVTKVLQKGSITGIKDHTILITKNGRQIPIDNTSSPIKDDKNNINGIVLIFQDITERKSAEKEKEQLLKEKARGELFGFLLSAMPVFASNIPPHIRNNIAKSFSDRFEINMKPKFEEGTPNLNENILNYYTKWIKGFLSNLGIEAEATLENHQNYLKFSNCPWEKEAEYSPMFCMICRIIILRSFTWTSIKGNVEQISCMAEGSNKCTFEFILAKDHILK, encoded by the coding sequence ATGGCGTCTTTTAAAATTCTTGTAGTTGAAGATGAAAGTATTGTAGCCATGGATATTAAAGACCGGCTGGAAAATATGGGTTATATCGTGCCTGCAATCACGTCTTCAGGTGAAGAAGCTGTAGAAAAAGCTTCAGAAACTAATCCGGATCTAGTACTAATGGATATTGTACTAAAAGGAGAAATGGACGGTATTGATGCTGCCCAACAAATAAAAGATAATTTTGATATCCCTGTTGTATATTTAACAGCATATTCAGATGAAAGAACCCTTAAGAGAGCTAAAATAACAGGTCCTTTTGGTTACATCATTAAACCCTTTGAAGATAGAGAACTGCACAGTGCCATTGAAGTTGCGCTCTACAAGTATGAAATGGAAAGCAAATTAAAAGCAAATGAGAAATGGCTTTCTACAACTCTTGAGAGTATTGGTGATGCTGTAATTACCACGGATAAAAATGGGTATATCACATTTATGAACCCCATTGCTCAAAAGATAACAGAATGGAAACAGGATGAAGCTTTAGGAAACCCATTGGAAAATATTTTTAAAATTATTAATGAAGAAACTGGCAATCCTGTAGAAAGTCCAGTTACAAAAGTGCTTCAAAAAGGTTCCATAACTGGTATAAAAGACCACACTATTTTGATAACTAAAAATGGGAGACAGATACCAATTGATAACACAAGCTCCCCTATTAAAGATGATAAAAATAATATAAATGGTATTGTACTTATATTTCAGGATATAACCGAACGTAAAAGTGCTGAAAAAGAAAAAGAACAGCTTTTAAAAGAAAAAGCTAGAGGTGAGCTTTTCGGTTTTCTTTTAAGTGCTATGCCTGTATTTGCATCAAATATACCCCCCCACATAAGAAATAATATTGCAAAAAGTTTTTCTGACCGTTTTGAAATAAATATGAAACCAAAGTTTGAAGAAGGTACGCCCAATTTAAATGAAAATATCTTAAATTATTATACTAAATGGATAAAAGGATTTCTATCAAATCTGGGTATTGAAGCAGAGGCTACATTAGAAAATCACCAAAATTATCTTAAATTTTCAAATTGTCCCTGGGAAAAAGAAGCAGAATACAGTCCTATGTTCTGCATGATATGTAGAATAATTATATTACGTAGTTTTACATGGACATCTATTAAAGGCAATGTGGAACAGATATCATGCATGGCTGAAGGTTCAAATAAATGTACATTTGAATTTATACTGGCTAAAGACCATATACTTAAATAA
- the uvrC gene encoding excinuclease ABC subunit UvrC, giving the protein MSNRCSNPDNLPDKPGVYIMRNIDDDVIYVGKAKSLIKRVKSYFSRSELPLKTKLLMSHFHNLEYIITDTEKEALILESNLIKKYKPKYNIRLKDDKRYPYIKITNEKFPRILITRNVRDDGAFYYGPFTDVGSVRRMVKSLKAIFKIRACRKMDGPCLNYQIHLCSAPCGGKITEISYNEIVEKINLFFEGKYNKIIDMLHEMMREAAENHEFEKAAVLRDQILSVDSILEKQKIEFDRGLEQDVIACSYDEKLACVVVFSIRDGKIIGKDDFLMSGTEGTLPDKILSAFLKQYYMSPRHVPSEIIIQYKPDEKDLIEEWLSTNQEYEVALRTPKNVTETRLVQMVAKNAEIIKNQEKEVRNTLLDLKKYIRLPKIPRHIECFDISNISGKHAVGSMVVFEDGMPKKSKYRKFKVDIPGPDDYAMMRDVLSRRYSKIAIGDNDKKPDLIIVDGGKGQLNVAVNVLKSFNLDDIPAIGLAKEFEHVFVPNNSSPIILPRNTEALHLLQRIRDEAHRFAVTYHKKLRSRELKYSVLDGIRGVGEKRKIKLLKHFGDINGIKNASVEELASVESINKNLAFTIYKHLHKSTTA; this is encoded by the coding sequence ATGTCAAATCGTTGCAGTAACCCTGATAATTTGCCTGATAAACCCGGCGTATATATAATGAGAAATATTGATGACGATGTAATCTACGTTGGAAAGGCTAAATCATTAATTAAAAGAGTCAAATCTTATTTCAGCAGATCAGAATTACCTTTAAAAACAAAATTGCTCATGAGTCATTTTCATAATTTAGAGTATATTATAACAGATACAGAAAAAGAAGCACTTATTCTGGAATCCAATCTTATAAAAAAGTACAAACCAAAGTATAACATTCGATTAAAGGATGACAAAAGATATCCCTACATTAAAATAACCAACGAAAAGTTTCCTAGGATTCTAATTACAAGAAATGTTAGAGATGATGGCGCATTTTACTACGGACCATTTACAGATGTTGGATCCGTAAGAAGAATGGTTAAATCATTAAAAGCTATTTTTAAAATAAGGGCCTGCAGGAAAATGGACGGCCCCTGTCTCAACTATCAAATTCATCTTTGCAGTGCTCCATGCGGAGGCAAAATTACTGAAATATCTTACAATGAAATCGTGGAGAAAATTAACCTGTTCTTTGAGGGCAAATATAATAAAATAATTGATATGTTACATGAGATGATGAGGGAAGCTGCAGAGAACCATGAATTCGAAAAGGCGGCAGTACTGCGGGATCAAATTTTATCTGTAGACAGCATCCTTGAAAAACAGAAAATAGAATTTGATAGAGGCCTTGAACAGGATGTAATCGCCTGTTCATACGATGAAAAATTAGCTTGTGTAGTTGTATTTTCCATAAGAGACGGTAAAATCATCGGAAAAGACGATTTCTTAATGAGCGGAACTGAAGGCACATTACCTGATAAAATACTTTCAGCATTTCTAAAACAGTACTATATGAGCCCAAGACATGTGCCATCAGAAATTATTATACAGTACAAACCTGATGAAAAGGATCTGATTGAAGAATGGCTGTCTACCAACCAGGAATATGAAGTAGCTCTTAGAACTCCTAAAAATGTAACAGAAACCCGTTTAGTTCAGATGGTCGCTAAAAATGCAGAAATAATTAAGAATCAGGAAAAAGAAGTCCGAAATACTTTGCTGGATCTTAAAAAATATATTAGACTTCCCAAAATTCCAAGACATATTGAATGTTTTGATATTTCAAATATCAGCGGCAAACATGCAGTTGGATCCATGGTTGTTTTTGAAGACGGTATGCCTAAAAAAAGTAAATATCGAAAATTTAAAGTAGACATTCCTGGTCCTGATGATTATGCCATGATGAGAGATGTTTTAAGCAGAAGGTACAGCAAGATTGCTATTGGAGATAATGATAAAAAACCAGATCTTATCATAGTAGATGGAGGAAAAGGACAGCTCAACGTGGCAGTAAATGTTTTAAAATCATTTAATTTGGATGATATACCTGCTATTGGGTTAGCTAAAGAATTTGAGCATGTATTTGTCCCAAATAATTCAAGCCCCATAATTTTACCTAGAAATACTGAAGCATTACATCTCCTGCAGAGAATAAGGGATGAAGCACATAGATTTGCAGTTACTTACCATAAAAAACTTAGATCTCGCGAATTGAAGTATTCTGTACTCGATGGAATAAGGGGAGTAGGAGAAAAACGGAAAATAAAACTTCTTAAACATTTTGGAGACATCAATGGCATAAAAAATGCCAGTGTTGAAGAACTGGCAAGTGTTGAAAGCATTAATAAAAACTTAGCATTTACCATATATAAACATCTCCATAAAAGTACTACTGCTTGA
- a CDS encoding DUF169 domain-containing protein: MSTSPLAVYSCETIPEGAVPMCSLDACVAKAIMLTSINEDQPPLYIGKDTLKGCCPGSMTYLGFTKPLKFIKYFVSTGNEKFRGGEAEYLKAGPEYVEGFLESIGEIKPLGKYLIIGRCEDIENNTDVKSIICFGNGEQIRNLSSIIHFRTKNPFNAINMAFGPSCATFVTYPAGMAEKAPKDTAFVGPVDPTGNVWFPPEYMVIGIPLKIAEGMHEDLNNSFAVKRPQVAFPKTRDNIIS; encoded by the coding sequence TTGAGTACAAGCCCTTTAGCTGTTTATAGTTGCGAAACAATCCCTGAAGGGGCAGTGCCAATGTGTTCTCTTGATGCCTGTGTTGCTAAAGCCATAATGTTAACTTCTATAAATGAAGATCAACCTCCATTATATATTGGCAAGGATACCCTTAAAGGCTGCTGTCCTGGATCAATGACATATTTAGGATTCACTAAACCCCTCAAATTCATTAAATACTTCGTTTCTACAGGAAATGAAAAATTTAGAGGTGGGGAAGCAGAATATCTTAAAGCTGGACCTGAGTATGTTGAAGGATTTTTAGAATCCATTGGAGAAATAAAACCACTCGGAAAATACCTTATAATAGGGAGATGTGAAGATATAGAAAATAATACTGATGTTAAATCAATCATCTGCTTCGGTAATGGAGAACAAATAAGAAATTTAAGCAGTATTATACACTTTAGAACTAAAAACCCATTTAATGCAATTAATATGGCTTTTGGTCCTTCATGTGCGACTTTTGTTACTTACCCTGCAGGAATGGCTGAAAAAGCTCCAAAAGATACTGCATTTGTAGGCCCTGTAGATCCAACTGGAAATGTATGGTTCCCTCCAGAATACATGGTTATTGGCATACCATTAAAAATTGCAGAAGGGATGCATGAAGATTTGAATAATTCCTTCGCTGTAAAAAGACCGCAAGTTGCTTTTCCTAAAACAAGAGATAATATAATTTCTTAA
- the uvrB gene encoding excinuclease ABC subunit UvrB, whose amino-acid sequence MTGFKLNSNYKPLGDQPKAINSLVNGINDGLKHQTLLGVTGSGKTFTMANVIKEVNKPTLVMSHNKTLAAQLYEEFKEFFPENAVEYFVSYYDYYQPEAYIPHTDTFIDKEASINDEIDQMRHSATQSLLSRDDVIVVSSVSCIYGIGSPEDYGDHLLHMRVGETMEREEILSKLVHIQYERNDIDFTRGKFRARGDVIEIFPVHGSLPVRIELFGDEIDGISYIDPLRGNIAKKIDRITIFPAKHFVISDSKMQKALKGIETELEDRLTILRSQNKLLEAQRLEQRTRFDMEMLQEMGYCPGVENYSLHLSGRKWGSMPHTLIKYFPENFLTIIDESHVTVPQIGGMYAGDRARKNSLVDYGFRLPSARENRPLNFEEFESIMNQVIYVSATPANYELAKSQNTVEQIIRPTGLIDPKVIIKPVKGQVDHLLGEVQKRIKKNQRILVTTLTKKMAEDLTDYYAKIGVKVRYLHSEISTLERIEIIDDLRRGEFDCLVGVNLLREGLDLPEVSLIGILDADKEGFLRSETSLIQTIGRAARNVEGEVVIYADEITKSVESAVRITNNRRKLQIDYNKKHNITPKTVVRSIKEKEKKDKIELIDDIESMPKDELRLLIKDLEQEMTLAAKKLDFEKAAKLRDKISILEGVSK is encoded by the coding sequence ATGACAGGATTTAAACTCAATTCAAATTATAAACCATTGGGAGATCAACCAAAAGCAATAAATTCGCTTGTAAATGGTATAAATGATGGATTAAAGCATCAAACACTACTTGGAGTTACAGGATCCGGAAAAACATTTACCATGGCAAATGTAATTAAGGAAGTAAATAAACCCACATTAGTCATGTCACACAATAAAACACTTGCTGCACAGCTTTATGAAGAATTTAAAGAATTTTTCCCTGAAAATGCTGTGGAATATTTTGTAAGTTATTATGATTACTACCAGCCAGAAGCATATATTCCACATACAGATACGTTTATAGATAAGGAAGCCAGTATAAATGACGAAATAGACCAGATGAGACACTCGGCAACACAATCACTGCTTTCAAGGGATGATGTTATAGTAGTTTCAAGCGTCTCATGTATATATGGTATTGGATCTCCTGAGGACTATGGAGATCACTTGCTACATATGAGAGTTGGAGAAACGATGGAACGAGAGGAAATACTATCAAAACTCGTCCATATCCAGTATGAAAGGAATGATATAGATTTTACAAGGGGAAAATTTAGAGCTAGGGGAGATGTTATAGAGATATTTCCAGTTCACGGGTCACTTCCTGTAAGGATAGAACTCTTTGGAGATGAGATAGATGGAATATCTTATATAGATCCTTTGAGGGGAAATATAGCTAAAAAAATCGATAGAATAACCATATTTCCTGCAAAGCACTTTGTTATTTCGGATAGTAAAATGCAAAAAGCATTAAAAGGAATTGAAACCGAACTGGAAGATAGGTTAACTATTTTAAGGTCTCAAAATAAATTACTGGAAGCACAACGCCTTGAACAGAGAACAAGGTTTGACATGGAAATGCTTCAGGAAATGGGATATTGTCCTGGAGTTGAAAATTATTCGCTGCATTTAAGCGGCAGAAAATGGGGCAGCATGCCTCACACGCTTATAAAATATTTTCCGGAGAATTTTTTAACTATAATTGATGAATCCCACGTTACAGTGCCTCAAATTGGCGGAATGTATGCGGGAGATCGTGCACGTAAGAATTCACTTGTAGATTATGGATTCAGGCTTCCATCGGCCCGTGAAAATCGCCCACTCAACTTTGAAGAGTTTGAAAGTATAATGAATCAGGTGATTTATGTTTCGGCAACTCCTGCAAATTATGAACTCGCAAAAAGTCAGAATACTGTAGAACAGATTATAAGACCTACAGGACTTATTGATCCAAAGGTGATAATCAAACCAGTTAAAGGACAGGTAGATCACCTTTTAGGGGAAGTTCAAAAAAGGATTAAGAAAAATCAGAGAATACTGGTAACTACATTAACTAAAAAAATGGCAGAGGACCTTACAGATTATTATGCAAAAATTGGAGTTAAAGTAAGGTACCTCCATTCAGAAATAAGTACGCTGGAACGTATTGAAATTATCGATGACCTCAGACGTGGTGAATTTGACTGTCTTGTGGGAGTAAACTTACTCAGGGAAGGACTGGACCTTCCAGAGGTATCTTTAATCGGAATTCTTGATGCAGATAAAGAAGGATTTCTCCGTTCTGAAACATCACTTATACAGACAATAGGGCGGGCAGCAAGGAACGTAGAAGGAGAAGTAGTTATATACGCTGATGAAATCACAAAATCTGTAGAATCGGCAGTTAGAATTACTAATAATAGGAGAAAACTGCAGATAGATTATAATAAAAAGCACAATATAACACCAAAAACTGTGGTAAGATCCATTAAGGAAAAAGAGAAAAAGGATAAAATTGAATTAATAGATGATATTGAAAGCATGCCAAAAGATGAACTTCGCTTACTTATTAAGGATTTAGAGCAGGAAATGACATTGGCAGCAAAAAAACTTGATTTTGAAAAAGCTGCAAAGCTTAGAGATAAAATCAGCATTCTAGAAGGGGTTTCAAAGTAA